The following proteins come from a genomic window of Pseudomonas sp. WJP1:
- a CDS encoding slipin family protein, with product MGLQIGFVALLLLLIALAGATFRILREYERGVVFQLGRFWQVKGPGLILLIPVIQQMVRVDLRTIVLDVPPQDVITRDNVSVKVNAVLYFRVLDPQKAIIQVEDFLMATSQLAQTTLRAVLGKHELDELLAERERLNIDIQQVLDAQTDAWGIKVANVEIKHVDLNESMIRAIAKQAEAERERRAKVIHAEGELQASEKLMQAAEMLGRQPGAMQLRYMQTLSSIAGDKSSTIVFPLPIELLKGMADLSAKS from the coding sequence ATGGGTCTGCAAATCGGTTTTGTCGCGCTGCTGCTACTGCTGATCGCATTGGCGGGGGCGACGTTCCGCATCCTGCGCGAGTACGAGCGTGGGGTGGTGTTCCAGCTCGGACGCTTCTGGCAGGTCAAGGGCCCCGGCCTGATCCTGCTGATTCCGGTGATCCAGCAAATGGTCCGTGTCGACTTGCGCACCATCGTCCTCGACGTTCCGCCGCAAGATGTGATCACCCGCGACAACGTCTCGGTCAAGGTCAACGCCGTGCTGTACTTCCGCGTGCTCGATCCGCAGAAGGCGATCATCCAGGTCGAGGATTTTCTCATGGCCACCAGCCAACTGGCGCAGACGACCTTGCGCGCGGTGCTTGGTAAACATGAGCTGGATGAACTGCTGGCCGAGCGCGAACGGCTGAATATCGACATCCAGCAAGTCCTCGACGCCCAGACCGACGCCTGGGGCATCAAGGTAGCCAACGTCGAGATCAAGCACGTGGACCTCAACGAATCGATGATCCGCGCCATCGCCAAACAAGCCGAAGCGGAGCGCGAACGCCGCGCCAAGGTGATCCACGCGGAAGGCGAATTGCAAGCCTCGGAAAAACTCATGCAGGCCGCCGAAATGCTTGGTCGCCAGCCCGGCGCCATGCAGCTGCGTTACATGCAGACGTTGAGCTCGATTGCCGGCGACAAGAGTTCGACCATCGTCTTTCCGCTGCCGATCGAATTGCTCAAGGGCATGGCGGATCTATCGGCAAAATCGTAA
- a CDS encoding LysR family transcriptional regulator: MQLPDMNLLVALDALLDEGSVVGAARRMNLSPAAMSRTLTRIREAIGDPILVRAGRGLVPTPKALDLREQVRDVVEQAAHLFHSARVVDLGSLRRRFSIRANDFFIGIYGGKLFDTMERQAPYCELRFAPEGDGDDEALREGRIDLSVSNNRPLMPEVKVQNLFSTQFVGLVREDHPLLDQEITPERFAGYSHISMSRRGIARGPIDAALNALGLERRVAVIAPSFHAAMFALPDSDLILPVPRETLLSVRRLGLKLRSFTLPIPLPTIVLNQAWHPRFDNDPAHRWLRETLKTCCDETWLAAQPDLG, from the coding sequence ATGCAACTACCAGACATGAACCTGTTGGTCGCCCTTGACGCCCTGCTCGACGAGGGCAGCGTAGTAGGAGCCGCACGGCGGATGAACCTCAGCCCGGCGGCCATGAGTCGCACGTTGACGCGCATCCGCGAGGCCATCGGCGATCCGATCCTGGTGCGAGCCGGTCGTGGTCTGGTGCCGACGCCGAAGGCGCTGGACTTACGCGAGCAGGTGCGCGATGTGGTGGAGCAGGCCGCGCACTTGTTCCACTCGGCCAGGGTCGTGGATCTGGGCAGCTTGCGGCGGCGGTTCAGTATCCGGGCCAACGATTTTTTCATCGGCATCTACGGCGGCAAGCTGTTCGACACCATGGAGCGTCAGGCCCCTTATTGTGAGTTGCGTTTTGCACCGGAGGGCGATGGCGATGATGAGGCCTTGCGCGAGGGCCGCATCGATCTGAGCGTCAGCAACAACCGGCCGCTGATGCCGGAAGTGAAGGTGCAAAATCTGTTTTCCACCCAGTTCGTCGGCCTGGTGCGCGAGGATCACCCCTTGCTCGATCAAGAAATCACCCCTGAACGCTTTGCCGGGTATTCGCATATCAGCATGTCCCGTCGCGGGATCGCCCGCGGACCGATCGATGCGGCACTCAACGCCCTGGGCCTGGAGCGGCGGGTCGCGGTGATTGCCCCGAGTTTCCACGCGGCGATGTTCGCCTTGCCCGATTCCGACCTGATTCTGCCGGTGCCCAGAGAGACGCTATTGAGTGTTCGCCGGCTAGGGCTGAAGTTGCGCTCGTTCACCCTGCCCATTCCCTTGCCGACCATCGTGCTGAACCAGGCCTGGCACCCTCGCTTCGACAATGACCCCGCTCACCGCTGGTTGCGTGAAACGCTGAAAACCTGTTGTGACGAGACGTGGCTGGCGGCACAACCGGACTTGGGTTGA
- a CDS encoding HlyD family secretion protein, which translates to MTTQSKQKVAVGVAVVIAMGVLIYLLAPGLFGQRTQQSTNDAYVSADYTLVVPRVAGFIKQVLVEDNQQVKAGQLLALIDDRDLRAAADAAAAEALVAQAQLQNARATLERQASVIAQAQAQVVSAKAEMAFAQHELNRYDHLAGVGAGTVQNAQQARTRIDQASARLTNVTAVLAAERKQVDILTAQRDGAEGGLKRAQAKLEIASYELSYTRITAPQDGMVGERAVRVGAYVTPGSKLLAVVPLAQAYVVANFQETQLTSVQPGQDVQVRVDTFGGAALNGRVESIAPATGVTFASIKPDNATGNFTKVVQRIPVKIVLEPGQPLAERLRVGMSVEASIDTAGAKANEVAQR; encoded by the coding sequence ATGACGACTCAATCCAAGCAAAAAGTAGCCGTTGGCGTCGCCGTCGTGATCGCGATGGGCGTACTGATTTATCTGCTGGCGCCCGGTTTGTTCGGTCAGCGCACGCAGCAGAGCACCAACGATGCCTATGTCTCCGCCGACTACACACTGGTGGTGCCGCGCGTTGCCGGGTTCATCAAGCAGGTACTGGTGGAAGACAACCAACAGGTCAAGGCCGGGCAGTTGCTGGCCCTGATCGATGACCGCGACCTGCGCGCCGCCGCCGACGCGGCCGCCGCTGAAGCCCTGGTGGCCCAGGCGCAACTGCAAAATGCCCGGGCAACGCTTGAGCGCCAGGCCTCGGTGATCGCTCAGGCACAGGCGCAGGTGGTGTCCGCCAAGGCTGAAATGGCCTTTGCGCAACATGAGCTGAACCGTTACGACCATCTGGCCGGTGTCGGTGCCGGCACGGTGCAGAACGCGCAGCAAGCGCGCACGCGCATCGACCAGGCCAGTGCCCGGTTGACCAATGTGACAGCGGTGCTGGCGGCGGAGCGCAAGCAGGTGGACATCCTCACGGCCCAGCGTGACGGGGCCGAAGGTGGTTTGAAACGAGCCCAGGCGAAGCTGGAAATCGCCAGTTACGAGCTGTCTTACACGCGGATTACCGCGCCGCAGGATGGCATGGTGGGCGAGCGCGCGGTACGTGTCGGGGCCTATGTCACACCGGGCAGCAAACTGCTCGCGGTGGTACCGCTGGCGCAGGCCTATGTGGTGGCCAACTTCCAGGAAACCCAACTGACGAGTGTGCAGCCGGGGCAGGACGTGCAGGTGCGTGTCGACACCTTTGGCGGCGCCGCGTTGAACGGGCGGGTCGAGAGCATCGCACCGGCCACCGGCGTGACCTTTGCTTCAATCAAACCGGACAACGCGACTGGCAACTTCACCAAGGTGGTGCAGCGGATTCCGGTGAAGATCGTGCTGGAACCGGGTCAGCCGCTGGCCGAACGGTTGCGGGTGGGGATGTCGGTGGAGGCGAGTATCGATACGGCTGGCGCCAAGGCCAATGAGGTTGCGCAGCGATGA
- a CDS encoding MFS transporter has product MTSLTVTAPLVAASPTAAAPPVFGPRIIIGLVGVLLAVLVSGLNEMVTKVALADIRGGLAIGYDEGTWLVASYAATSVAAMAFAPWCAVTFSLRRFTLCAISAFTLLGVLCPWAPNYESLLVLRTLQGLAGGALPPMLMTVALRFLPANVKLYGLAGYALTATFGPGLGTPLAGLWTEYVGWQWTFWQIVVPCLMAMVAVSYGIPQDPLRLERLKQFNWRGLLLGFPAICMLVIGILQGNRLDWFESSLICALLVGGTLLLVLFLINEWSQPIPFFKMQMLGIRNLSFALVTLAGVLVVLLAVVIIPSSYLAQVQGYRPVQTAPITLLAALPQLIALPLVAALCNLRWVDCRWVLGIGLSMLVLSCIGGSQLTSMWIRDEFYALQLLQIFGQPMAVLPLLMLSTGSINPMDGPFASSWFNTVKGLAAVIATGMLETLTTQRLHFHSTMLVDRLGNSPLVDNDTPGLAHRLHEQAVVLAASDLYLCMAGLALALILLIFWLPTRIYPPRAPT; this is encoded by the coding sequence ATGACTTCCCTCACGGTCACGGCGCCTCTCGTCGCGGCCAGCCCGACCGCCGCCGCGCCACCGGTCTTCGGCCCGCGGATCATCATCGGCCTGGTGGGCGTATTGCTCGCAGTGCTGGTGTCGGGCCTGAACGAGATGGTGACCAAGGTGGCCCTGGCCGATATCCGTGGCGGTCTGGCCATCGGTTATGACGAAGGCACCTGGCTGGTTGCCAGCTACGCCGCGACCTCGGTGGCTGCCATGGCGTTTGCGCCATGGTGCGCCGTCACGTTCTCGCTGCGGCGCTTCACCCTGTGCGCTATCAGTGCCTTCACGCTGCTGGGGGTGTTGTGCCCGTGGGCACCGAACTACGAAAGCCTGCTGGTGCTGCGGACCTTGCAAGGCTTGGCCGGTGGCGCGCTGCCACCGATGTTGATGACCGTCGCCCTGCGCTTTCTACCGGCCAACGTAAAACTCTACGGCCTGGCCGGTTATGCCCTGACCGCCACCTTCGGCCCGGGGCTGGGCACGCCGCTGGCCGGGCTCTGGACTGAGTATGTCGGCTGGCAGTGGACCTTCTGGCAGATCGTCGTGCCCTGCCTGATGGCCATGGTCGCGGTGAGCTACGGCATTCCTCAGGACCCCCTGCGGCTGGAGCGTCTCAAACAGTTCAACTGGCGAGGTTTGCTGTTGGGTTTTCCGGCGATCTGCATGCTGGTGATCGGCATCCTGCAGGGCAATCGGCTGGACTGGTTCGAATCGAGCCTGATTTGTGCATTGCTGGTGGGCGGTACGCTGTTGCTGGTGCTGTTCCTGATCAACGAGTGGTCGCAGCCGATTCCGTTTTTCAAGATGCAGATGCTCGGCATCCGCAACCTTTCGTTCGCGTTGGTCACCCTGGCCGGCGTGCTGGTGGTATTGCTGGCGGTGGTGATTATTCCGTCCAGCTATCTGGCGCAGGTCCAGGGTTATCGCCCGGTGCAGACTGCACCCATCACCTTGTTGGCGGCGCTCCCGCAGTTGATCGCGCTGCCGTTGGTGGCGGCGTTGTGCAACCTGCGCTGGGTTGATTGCCGCTGGGTCCTCGGGATCGGCCTGAGCATGTTGGTGTTGTCCTGCATCGGCGGTTCGCAGCTGACCTCGATGTGGATTCGCGACGAATTCTATGCCCTGCAACTGCTGCAGATTTTCGGTCAGCCCATGGCGGTCTTGCCATTGCTGATGCTCTCGACTGGCAGCATCAACCCCATGGATGGCCCCTTCGCGTCGTCCTGGTTCAACACCGTAAAAGGCCTCGCGGCGGTGATCGCCACCGGCATGCTGGAAACCCTGACCACCCAGCGCCTGCACTTTCACTCGACCATGCTGGTGGACCGCCTTGGCAATTCGCCCCTGGTCGACAACGACACCCCGGGCCTTGCCCACCGGCTGCATGAGCAGGCCGTGGTACTGGCCGCCTCGGACCTTTACCTATGCATGGCCGGCCTCGCATTGGCGCTGATCCTGCTGATTTTCTGGCTGCCGACGCGGATCTATCCGCCCCGTGCGCCGACTTGA
- a CDS encoding efflux transporter outer membrane subunit has translation MKIFVDCADAIASKPAPTLKRNPLWERACSRRGHQSRLTACALLVLSLGACTVGPDFIKPQAPQISEWSKPQQFAVSQAVSETMEERWWRVFNDPKLSALTQRALTDNLDLKLASSRLQQSRAVRQVVTADRYPTSAVGGSYARKRNSGEGLSDPSGHNGNSAFNLWDAGFSASWELDFWGRVRRETEAADATLEVAENDRRGVLLSVLAETAQDYIQLRGVQNTRAVTEQNLDVARHSLKLSQLRLADGVATDLDVAEAAAQVAAIESRLPALEQRQAQLINALSLLMGEPPQALAAELSTDAPVPQTPRQVAIGLPSQLAERRPDIRQAEARLHAATASIGVAKGDFYPRITLSGSVGSQAMQLGDFGSWGSRTFGIGPQFSLPLFDGGRLRGVLNLREAQQQEAAIAYQQTVLRAWHEIDDQLSAYNASQLRRDSLAEAVRQNQIALQTAQRQYVEGVVDFVNVLTVQGALLATQEQWVESSTGVSLAAVGLYKALGGGWESVYPLTAQH, from the coding sequence ATGAAGATCTTCGTTGATTGTGCCGACGCCATCGCGAGCAAGCCCGCTCCCACATTGAAACGCAATCCCTTGTGGGAGCGGGCTTGCTCGCGAAGAGGCCATCAGTCTCGACTCACTGCGTGCGCCTTGTTAGTCCTGAGCCTTGGCGCATGCACCGTCGGCCCGGATTTCATCAAACCCCAAGCACCACAAATCTCCGAATGGTCGAAACCGCAACAATTCGCCGTTAGCCAGGCTGTCTCAGAAACGATGGAAGAACGATGGTGGCGCGTTTTCAACGATCCGAAACTCTCGGCCCTCACTCAACGTGCCCTGACCGACAACCTCGACCTGAAACTCGCCAGCAGCCGCTTGCAACAGAGCCGTGCGGTGCGCCAGGTAGTGACGGCCGATCGTTATCCCACCAGCGCCGTCGGCGGTAGCTACGCCCGTAAACGCAACAGCGGCGAAGGCCTGAGCGACCCGTCGGGGCATAACGGTAATTCGGCGTTCAATCTCTGGGACGCCGGCTTCTCTGCCTCCTGGGAGCTGGATTTCTGGGGTCGCGTGCGCCGCGAAACCGAAGCTGCCGATGCCACTCTTGAAGTCGCGGAAAACGACCGTCGCGGCGTACTGTTGTCGGTGCTGGCCGAAACCGCCCAGGACTACATTCAGCTGCGCGGAGTGCAGAACACCCGCGCCGTGACCGAACAAAACCTCGACGTTGCCCGGCACAGCCTGAAACTTTCGCAGCTGCGCCTGGCTGACGGTGTCGCTACGGACCTTGATGTGGCCGAAGCCGCCGCCCAGGTCGCCGCCATCGAGTCGCGCCTGCCGGCATTGGAGCAGCGCCAGGCCCAACTGATCAACGCCTTGAGCCTGTTGATGGGCGAACCGCCCCAGGCGCTGGCGGCCGAGTTATCCACCGATGCGCCGGTTCCGCAAACCCCGCGCCAGGTCGCCATCGGCCTGCCGTCGCAACTGGCCGAGCGCCGCCCGGACATCCGCCAGGCCGAAGCGCGCCTGCATGCCGCGACCGCGAGCATCGGCGTAGCCAAGGGTGATTTTTATCCACGGATTACCCTGTCAGGCAGCGTCGGTTCGCAAGCCATGCAGCTGGGCGATTTCGGTTCCTGGGGTTCACGCACATTCGGCATCGGTCCGCAGTTCAGCCTGCCGCTGTTCGACGGCGGCCGCCTGCGCGGCGTGCTGAACCTGCGCGAAGCCCAGCAACAGGAAGCGGCCATCGCCTACCAGCAGACCGTGTTGCGCGCCTGGCATGAAATCGACGACCAATTGAGCGCCTACAACGCCAGCCAACTGCGTCGCGACAGCCTCGCCGAAGCGGTGCGCCAGAACCAGATCGCTCTGCAAACGGCGCAACGGCAATACGTTGAAGGCGTGGTGGATTTCGTCAACGTACTCACCGTGCAAGGCGCGTTGCTGGCGACCCAGGAGCAATGGGTGGAGAGTTCCACTGGCGTGTCGCTGGCCGCAGTCGGCTTGTACAAGGCGCTGGGTGGTGGATGGGAGTCGGTTTATCCGCTGACTGCGCAACATTGA
- a CDS encoding RHS repeat-associated core domain-containing protein, producing MTQLKPVDQETSSWQRTTLLATDNSLSIIGEIFDGKHNPIAYTAYGEQSAQQEDRIRLGFNGQLREPKIGWYLLGNGYRAYNPRLMRFHSPDSWSPFGGGGFNAYMYCMGNPVNHSDPTGHVVQSLLAAFNNLIEATRDVFFRTYRTQGTLGLAPNADLALFSNALNRRNSALVSSMFPSRTAPRPAERLAQAYRPTARVTPTVRQPMANTNPTPSGSSAQRSVRPDRPIESDAMRASAPRPARPDRPIESDAMRASAPRPVRPDRPIESDADLALANSSIRRRSV from the coding sequence ATGACTCAACTCAAACCTGTTGATCAGGAAACTTCCTCTTGGCAACGCACGACGCTGTTGGCAACCGACAATAGCCTTTCAATCATTGGCGAAATTTTCGATGGCAAGCATAACCCCATCGCCTACACCGCTTACGGAGAGCAATCCGCGCAACAGGAAGACAGGATCCGGCTTGGCTTCAACGGCCAATTACGCGAACCAAAGATAGGTTGGTATTTGTTGGGTAACGGCTATCGCGCTTACAACCCGCGGTTGATGCGGTTCCATAGTCCAGACAGTTGGAGCCCGTTTGGTGGAGGTGGGTTTAATGCATATATGTATTGTATGGGGAATCCAGTAAATCATTCAGATCCAACAGGACATGTAGTTCAGTCGTTGCTCGCTGCATTCAACAATCTGATTGAGGCAACGAGGGATGTATTTTTCCGCACCTATAGAACGCAAGGAACGCTAGGCCTTGCCCCTAACGCTGATCTAGCGCTGTTCAGCAACGCCTTGAACAGGCGAAACAGTGCTTTGGTAAGCTCGATGTTTCCGTCTCGAACAGCCCCTCGACCTGCCGAGCGCCTTGCACAAGCCTATCGCCCTACAGCTCGTGTAACACCAACCGTACGACAGCCGATGGCAAATACAAACCCCACGCCCTCGGGGTCATCAGCACAGCGCTCCGTTCGACCCGATAGACCTATCGAAAGCGATGCAATGCGTGCATCAGCACCGCGCCCCGCTCGACCCGATAGACCTATCGAAAGCGATGCAATGCGTGCATCAGCACCGCGCCCCGTTCGACCCGATAGACCTATCGAAAGCGATGCCGACCTAGCCCTTGCTAACTCATCAATAAGAAGGCGTTCTGTCTAA